One genomic window of Prochlorococcus sp. MIT 0801 includes the following:
- a CDS encoding AbrB family transcriptional regulator has product MLTGKDLLAKVKDLGDVSKSDLVKACGYVSTKKGGGERLNYTAFYEALLEAKGVNLAAESAGGIGKGGRKLSYVATVQGNGNLLIGKAYTALLDLKPGDNFEIKMGRKGFRLVPEGEG; this is encoded by the coding sequence ATGCTCACTGGTAAGGATTTATTAGCCAAGGTCAAAGACTTGGGAGATGTCTCAAAATCTGATCTTGTTAAAGCTTGTGGATATGTTTCCACAAAGAAAGGAGGCGGAGAACGTCTTAACTACACCGCTTTTTACGAAGCACTTCTAGAGGCTAAAGGTGTAAACCTAGCAGCTGAAAGTGCTGGTGGTATTGGTAAAGGTGGAAGAAAGCTAAGTTATGTGGCTACCGTTCAAGGAAATGGAAACCTATTGATAGGAAAGGCCTATACAGCTCTTTTAGATCTCAAGCCTGGTGATAATTTTGAGATTAAGATGGGACGTAAGGGATTCCGTTTAGTTCCAGAAGGAGAAGGTTAA
- a CDS encoding NAD-dependent DNA ligase: MALHLPIDIYMRLLGLDKDCFSSWWAKLPEGSTMVVQPKIVGFAVGLRYKYGQLVDAYSRVDRVMIENIRNVNAIPLSIDDSLKVEVELEGVLYSPSANSKISLEKLLSNSFSQIDKNTSLLFKAFHIFCSNSDELSDLTQLQKWGFDVPITLRTDDPMQVKRWHSQWINNELFSNLPTNGIVAKCNSSLTKNILGVSSSSPNWALALTR; encoded by the coding sequence TTGGCTCTACATCTTCCTATTGATATATATATGAGATTACTTGGACTTGATAAGGATTGTTTCTCTAGCTGGTGGGCAAAGTTACCAGAGGGATCAACCATGGTTGTGCAGCCCAAAATCGTAGGCTTCGCAGTAGGCCTTCGATATAAATATGGCCAATTAGTAGATGCCTATTCCCGTGTTGATCGTGTGATGATTGAAAACATTAGGAATGTCAATGCTATCCCTTTGAGTATTGATGACTCTCTAAAAGTTGAAGTTGAGCTGGAGGGCGTTTTATACTCACCTTCGGCTAATTCCAAGATTTCATTAGAGAAATTACTTTCGAACTCATTCTCGCAAATTGATAAGAATACCTCTCTTTTATTTAAAGCATTCCATATCTTTTGCTCAAATAGTGATGAATTGTCAGATTTGACCCAACTTCAAAAATGGGGATTCGATGTCCCTATAACTCTAAGAACTGATGATCCTATGCAGGTTAAAAGATGGCATTCTCAATGGATCAATAATGAATTGTTTTCTAATCTTCCTACCAATGGGATTGTCGCTAAATGTAATTCCTCCTTGACTAAGAATATTTTGGGTGTAAGTTCTTCCTCTCCTAATTGGGCTTTGGCTTTAACTAGATAA
- a CDS encoding chlorophyll a/b-binding protein has translation MNKETNYWKTAEIMNGRLAMMGLLAAVVNYGFTGWIIPGFV, from the coding sequence ATGAACAAAGAAACTAACTACTGGAAAACAGCTGAAATAATGAATGGTCGTCTTGCGATGATGGGCCTTCTTGCAGCTGTAGTTAATTACGGATTCACAGGCTGGATTATTCCAGGTTTCGTTTAA
- a CDS encoding high light inducible protein, with protein MTTQNNSSGRNIDPEKVTAERLNGYAALFGCIALVGAYATTGQIIPGFV; from the coding sequence ATGACTACTCAAAACAACAGCAGCGGTAGAAACATTGATCCTGAAAAGGTAACTGCAGAAAGACTTAATGGCTATGCAGCATTGTTTGGATGCATTGCTTTAGTTGGTGCTTACGCAACAACAGGACAAATCATTCCAGGTTTCGTGTAA
- a CDS encoding high light inducible protein, translating to MKNQTTETPRVEEGKVIAERLNGYAAFVGCWALIGAYLTTGQIIPGVV from the coding sequence ATGAAAAACCAAACTACTGAAACTCCAAGAGTAGAAGAAGGCAAAGTAATTGCTGAAAGACTCAATGGCTACGCAGCATTTGTTGGATGCTGGGCACTCATCGGTGCATATCTAACAACAGGTCAAATCATTCCAGGTGTTGTCTAA
- a CDS encoding high light inducible protein codes for MQPSNKTILERSIGRPAMMAFVLLTGIYLTTGQLIPGVV; via the coding sequence ATGCAACCATCTAACAAAACAATCCTAGAAAGAAGCATCGGCAGACCAGCCATGATGGCATTCGTTCTTCTAACAGGTATCTACCTAACAACCGGTCAACTTATCCCAGGTGTTGTTTAA
- a CDS encoding high light inducible protein, whose translation MTPEAEKFNGWAAMLGFVAAFGAYATTGQIIPGIF comes from the coding sequence ATGACTCCAGAAGCAGAAAAGTTTAATGGTTGGGCAGCAATGCTTGGCTTCGTTGCTGCCTTCGGTGCATACGCAACAACAGGTCAAATCATTCCTGGAATTTTCTAA
- a CDS encoding DUF4090 family protein, protein MEFFGPDAIDNAIQAGLDLDGSPIPSEMLTLYREVMDKENARKRSGVKKSMRNRIVKTGSKHFDQHTLNTRLIKAGWDGLKTKEIDFFYN, encoded by the coding sequence GTGGAGTTTTTTGGCCCAGATGCAATTGATAACGCTATCCAAGCTGGATTAGATCTAGATGGAAGTCCTATTCCATCAGAAATGTTAACCCTTTACAGGGAAGTCATGGATAAAGAAAATGCCCGAAAAAGAAGTGGAGTTAAGAAATCAATGCGAAATCGTATTGTTAAAACTGGATCCAAACATTTTGACCAACACACTCTAAATACACGATTAATCAAGGCTGGTTGGGATGGGCTAAAAACTAAGGAAATCGACTTTTTTTATAATTGA
- a CDS encoding DUF938 domain-containing protein produces the protein MDNINPDYRLIFPATSRNRDSIAEVLSNYISRNSLILEIASGSGEHGVFFQKKFPSITWQTSDPELVHRKSINSWIMHEGLYSKMPDPLNLDVDMRPWPITNRLGALIKGIVCINMIHISPWSCTRSLFEESKKYLDQSNFLMLYGPFFRNAKQTSESNLNFDQSLKKQNPLWGLRNLENVNNLAFENGFILDNVIDMPANNLSVFYRLK, from the coding sequence ATGGACAATATAAATCCCGACTATCGCCTAATTTTCCCGGCCACCTCAAGGAACCGAGATTCTATCGCCGAAGTTTTGAGCAATTATATTTCTCGTAATAGCTTGATTTTAGAAATAGCTAGTGGTAGTGGTGAACACGGAGTATTTTTCCAAAAAAAATTTCCATCGATTACCTGGCAAACTAGTGACCCCGAATTAGTACATAGAAAAAGTATTAATTCTTGGATTATGCATGAGGGTCTTTATTCAAAAATGCCTGATCCTCTTAATCTTGATGTAGACATGCGTCCTTGGCCAATTACCAATCGACTTGGGGCTTTAATTAAAGGAATTGTTTGCATAAATATGATTCATATCTCACCATGGAGTTGTACAAGATCTTTGTTTGAAGAATCAAAGAAATATCTAGATCAAAGCAATTTTTTGATGCTCTATGGGCCTTTCTTCAGAAATGCGAAACAAACTTCAGAAAGTAATTTAAATTTTGATCAATCCTTAAAAAAACAAAACCCGCTCTGGGGGCTTCGCAACTTAGAAAACGTTAACAATCTTGCATTTGAAAATGGATTCATACTTGATAACGTCATCGATATGCCAGCCAATAACCTTTCAGTTTTTTATCGCTTAAAGTAA
- a CDS encoding Zn ribbon-like protein, producing the protein MSRYYCPFCSSRYQFHKTSNEGVLICGLCGDPLVKKPLINSRRIIGAVAASAFLTPLIIMIIFVIKDFSKEKPPNNSDSLVQLTIEKLWTI; encoded by the coding sequence ATGAGCCGATATTATTGCCCTTTCTGCTCTTCTCGTTATCAGTTTCACAAAACTAGCAATGAGGGTGTTTTGATTTGTGGTCTCTGCGGTGACCCATTAGTTAAAAAGCCCTTAATAAATTCAAGACGAATTATAGGAGCAGTTGCTGCATCCGCTTTTCTAACTCCTTTAATAATAATGATTATTTTTGTTATTAAAGATTTTTCTAAGGAAAAACCTCCAAATAATTCTGATTCATTAGTCCAATTAACTATTGAAAAATTATGGACAATATAA
- a CDS encoding MTH1187 family thiamine-binding protein, which translates to MWVSIDLCLVPIGVGVSLSPYIKACLSIIEEHKLKYELGPNGTAIEGEWDQVFECVKKCHETVHSKGAPRVYTTLKVNTRTDKKQLFKEKVESVRGS; encoded by the coding sequence ATGTGGGTAAGCATAGACCTTTGCTTAGTACCAATAGGGGTAGGTGTCTCATTATCTCCATATATAAAGGCGTGCTTATCAATTATTGAGGAACATAAGCTTAAGTATGAACTGGGTCCAAATGGAACTGCAATTGAAGGGGAGTGGGATCAAGTTTTTGAATGCGTAAAGAAATGCCATGAGACAGTTCATAGCAAAGGTGCTCCACGTGTTTATACAACATTAAAAGTAAATACACGTACAGATAAGAAGCAATTATTTAAAGAAAAAGTGGAAAGTGTAAGAGGCTCATAG
- a CDS encoding chlorophyll a/b-binding protein gives MTIFARLSRSEVIHGRVAMFIVAIWLFTNYLIR, from the coding sequence ATGACTATCTTTGCTCGTCTAAGCAGATCAGAAGTTATTCACGGAAGAGTCGCTATGTTTATCGTTGCTATATGGTTATTCACAAACTATCTAATTCGTTAA
- a CDS encoding DUF3764 family protein, which yields MIFRGVSKDNPEKAIVVVQAYEGVLEKHIQENIEIFEKNGAVHEYGRT from the coding sequence GTGATTTTCAGAGGTGTCAGCAAAGACAATCCTGAAAAAGCGATCGTTGTAGTTCAAGCTTATGAGGGTGTCTTAGAAAAACATATACAAGAGAACATTGAAATATTTGAAAAAAATGGTGCAGTCCATGAGTACGGCAGAACCTAG
- a CDS encoding alternative oxidase yields MKGINSFVLNFSVNILDRIYEGRPIQRFWVLEVIARAPYFAFLSVLHLQESLGLKTPLSNKLMKAHFYQAINETEHLEEMESRSGNRYWVDRFLARHLVLFYYWVMVFYYLLSPSNAYDINIKIEEHAYETYAKYLTVNPNDQRIREIAQDEINHANELKEAIALIS; encoded by the coding sequence ATGAAAGGTATTAATTCATTTGTTTTAAATTTCAGTGTAAACATTCTTGATCGGATCTACGAAGGTAGACCGATTCAACGTTTTTGGGTTCTTGAGGTAATTGCTAGAGCACCTTATTTTGCATTCTTATCAGTTTTGCATTTACAAGAGTCGCTTGGCCTAAAGACTCCTTTAAGCAACAAGCTCATGAAGGCTCATTTTTACCAAGCAATCAATGAGACGGAGCATTTAGAAGAGATGGAATCACGAAGCGGCAATAGATATTGGGTTGATCGATTTCTTGCAAGGCATTTAGTGCTCTTCTATTACTGGGTAATGGTTTTTTATTACTTACTCTCTCCATCAAATGCATACGATATCAATATAAAAATTGAAGAGCATGCGTATGAAACTTATGCAAAGTATCTAACAGTTAATCCAAACGATCAGAGGATACGTGAAATTGCTCAAGATGAGATCAATCATGCGAACGAATTAAAAGAAGCAATTGCTTTGATAAGTTAA
- a CDS encoding high light inducible protein, producing the protein MFATQVQTQLVENYSSYPEEAEKTNGRWAMIGMIALLGAYITTGQIIPGIF; encoded by the coding sequence ATGTTTGCTACCCAAGTACAAACTCAATTAGTTGAAAACTATTCCAGCTATCCTGAAGAAGCGGAAAAGACCAATGGCCGTTGGGCAATGATCGGAATGATTGCTTTACTAGGCGCTTATATCACTACTGGACAAATTATTCCTGGCATATTTTAA
- a CDS encoding high light inducible protein translates to MTPEAEKFNGWMAMIGFIAAFGAYATTGQIIPGIF, encoded by the coding sequence GTGACTCCAGAAGCAGAAAAGTTTAATGGTTGGATGGCAATGATCGGCTTTATTGCTGCTTTCGGTGCTTATGCAACTACTGGTCAAATTATTCCAGGCATTTTTTAG
- a CDS encoding helix-turn-helix transcriptional regulator, translating into MATATKSEVVLENAVARKLLKALSDPLRLQIIESLSGGERCVCDLINEIGLAQSKISFHLKVLKDAGLITDRQTGRWVYYQLNIDSLNSLQDWIELLKESSQQPSQACK; encoded by the coding sequence ATGGCCACAGCGACAAAGAGCGAAGTAGTTCTTGAAAATGCAGTGGCCAGGAAATTGCTAAAAGCTTTATCTGATCCATTGCGATTGCAAATCATTGAGTCTCTTTCAGGAGGAGAACGATGTGTTTGTGATTTGATTAATGAAATTGGATTGGCGCAATCGAAAATATCTTTTCATTTAAAAGTTTTAAAAGATGCAGGTTTGATTACCGATAGGCAAACTGGTAGATGGGTTTATTACCAATTGAATATTGACTCATTAAATTCTTTGCAAGATTGGATTGAACTGTTAAAAGAAAGTTCGCAACAACCATCGCAAGCTTGTAAATAA
- a CDS encoding ArsJ-associated glyceraldehyde-3-phosphate dehydrogenase produces the protein MRIGINGFGRIGRLVLRALWGRENIEITHINDPLGDAKGAAHLLEFDSVHGRWNKAISNDQNNLSIEGHPISFAKESDFTKVPWDKTGIELILECSGKFKTPQTLNPYFDTLGMKRVVVACPVKGEIQGEDALNIVYGINHDLYEPNKHRLVTAASCTTNCLAPVVKVVNQAFGIKHGSITTHHDLTNTQVIVDSFKSDLRRARSGSQSLIPTTTGSAKAIGMIFPELQGKLNGHAVRVPLLNGSLTDAVFELEKEVTQEEVNHVFKEASEGELKGILGYEEKPLVSIDYVNDSRSSIIDAPSTMVINKTQLKVYIWYDNEWGYSCRMADLVSHVIKLEKE, from the coding sequence ATGCGAATCGGTATTAATGGTTTCGGTCGAATAGGACGACTTGTTCTAAGAGCGCTCTGGGGTAGAGAAAATATCGAGATTACACATATCAACGATCCATTGGGTGATGCAAAGGGAGCTGCGCATTTACTTGAATTTGATTCAGTACATGGTCGTTGGAACAAAGCAATAAGCAACGACCAAAACAACCTGAGTATTGAAGGTCACCCGATATCTTTTGCAAAGGAAAGTGATTTCACAAAAGTTCCATGGGATAAGACAGGTATAGAGCTAATTCTCGAATGTTCAGGAAAATTCAAAACCCCTCAAACATTAAATCCTTACTTCGATACTCTTGGGATGAAAAGAGTTGTCGTTGCATGTCCAGTAAAAGGAGAAATCCAGGGAGAGGATGCTCTAAATATCGTCTACGGTATTAATCATGATTTATATGAGCCCAATAAACATCGCTTAGTAACAGCTGCATCCTGCACGACTAATTGCTTGGCTCCCGTTGTGAAAGTTGTTAATCAAGCTTTTGGTATCAAGCATGGAAGCATCACAACACACCATGACCTAACAAATACACAGGTAATCGTTGATTCATTTAAATCAGATTTAAGAAGAGCAAGGAGCGGATCACAAAGCTTAATTCCAACAACAACAGGATCAGCAAAAGCGATAGGGATGATATTCCCTGAATTACAAGGTAAATTAAATGGTCATGCAGTTCGAGTTCCTCTCCTCAATGGATCTTTAACTGATGCTGTATTTGAATTAGAAAAAGAGGTCACGCAAGAAGAAGTCAATCATGTGTTCAAAGAAGCTTCAGAAGGAGAACTAAAAGGAATACTTGGTTACGAAGAAAAACCACTTGTATCAATCGATTATGTCAATGACTCGAGAAGTTCAATTATTGATGCGCCCTCAACCATGGTGATCAACAAAACTCAACTGAAAGTCTATATTTGGTATGACAATGAATGGGGGTATAGCTGTCGAATGGCTGATCTCGTATCACATGTAATAAAGCTAGAAAAAGAATAA
- the arsJ gene encoding organoarsenical effux MFS transporter ArsJ, which translates to MRLTALQQYGIVTTNYWAFTLTDGALRMLVIFHFHSLGYTTLEIAFLFLFYEFFGVITNLYGGWIGARYGLRLTLWVGTLLQIGALLMLIPVSSGWSKLLSVIYVMVAQAISGIAKDLNKMSAKSAIKTVVPGSSEEDGGNNQLFKWVAILTGSKNALKGVGFFLGGLLLTSFGFNKAVELMAIGLGLSFLMTLILPGDIGKMKNKPIFKDLFSKSQGINVLSFARFFLFGARDVWFVVALPVFLETYLNWNFSEIGAFLGLWVIGYGFIQAFAPSLRNLWGNKTSPGVSSVQFWSAALTAIPALIAIALWRQSNPETAITAGLILFGFIFAMNSSIHSYMVLAYTDKENVSLNVGFYYMANAAGRLIGTLLSGVLFMIGANASIGMQLCLWCSSLFVFISLLTSLRLPPVSNTKAIKNS; encoded by the coding sequence ATGCGATTAACGGCATTGCAACAATATGGAATCGTAACGACCAACTATTGGGCATTCACACTGACAGATGGTGCTCTAAGAATGCTAGTGATTTTTCACTTTCATAGCCTTGGATATACAACATTAGAAATTGCATTCTTATTCCTTTTTTATGAGTTCTTTGGCGTCATCACTAATCTCTATGGAGGTTGGATAGGAGCAAGATATGGATTACGTCTAACACTGTGGGTAGGAACTCTTTTACAAATCGGCGCCCTATTGATGTTGATACCCGTTTCAAGTGGTTGGTCGAAACTTTTGAGTGTCATTTATGTCATGGTTGCTCAAGCGATTAGTGGCATAGCAAAAGATCTCAATAAGATGAGTGCTAAAAGTGCCATCAAAACTGTCGTTCCAGGCTCATCAGAAGAAGATGGTGGAAATAATCAATTATTTAAATGGGTAGCCATCTTAACTGGTTCAAAAAATGCACTCAAAGGAGTTGGCTTCTTTCTTGGTGGACTTTTGCTTACAAGTTTTGGATTTAATAAAGCAGTTGAATTAATGGCTATCGGTTTAGGTCTGTCATTTCTAATGACATTAATTTTGCCTGGAGATATTGGAAAGATGAAAAACAAACCAATCTTTAAAGACTTATTTTCTAAATCTCAAGGGATCAATGTCCTCTCTTTTGCACGCTTTTTTCTCTTTGGGGCAAGAGACGTATGGTTCGTCGTTGCACTACCTGTTTTTCTTGAAACGTATCTAAATTGGAATTTTTCTGAGATTGGAGCTTTTCTAGGATTGTGGGTTATTGGTTATGGTTTTATTCAAGCGTTTGCGCCGTCTTTAAGAAATTTATGGGGAAATAAAACAAGCCCAGGAGTTTCTTCTGTTCAATTCTGGAGCGCTGCGTTAACTGCAATTCCAGCGCTAATAGCAATAGCACTATGGCGACAAAGCAATCCAGAAACAGCAATTACAGCTGGATTGATATTATTTGGGTTCATATTTGCAATGAACTCATCAATACATTCATATATGGTTCTTGCTTATACGGACAAGGAAAACGTGAGTCTAAACGTCGGCTTCTATTACATGGCAAATGCGGCAGGGAGACTGATTGGTACTCTCCTATCAGGAGTTTTATTCATGATTGGAGCTAATGCCTCTATAGGAATGCAACTATGTTTATGGTGCTCAAGCCTATTTGTATTTATCTCATTGTTGACTAGTTTACGACTACCTCCAGTATCAAATACAAAAGCTATAAAAAATTCCTAA
- the pstS gene encoding phosphate ABC transporter substrate-binding protein PstS, translating to MSFAKKSLVLSSLIILGSGGSAFAGARLSGAGASFPAKIYTRWFSDLAKERGPRVNYQAVGSGSGRKAFIDETVNFGASDDPMKATDIAKVTRGLVQIPMVGGTIAFGYNYDCDLKLTQEQAVRVAMGKISNWKEVGCPEGKLTWAHRSDGSGTTKAFTNSMQAFSKTWTLGTGKSVAWPAGVGGKGNAGVAGVIRNTPGAIGYVNQSYIRGEIKAAALQNLSGEFLQPTTEAGAIALNGIQLDKNLAGNNPNPKAKGAYPIATLTWILAYETGNGRNTDAIRDSLNYLLSDKAQAKAPSLGFVPLKGDILSKSRAAVKRIGK from the coding sequence ATGAGCTTTGCTAAGAAGAGTCTTGTCCTCTCCTCTTTAATTATTCTTGGCTCAGGTGGAAGTGCCTTTGCGGGTGCTCGACTCAGCGGAGCTGGAGCCTCTTTTCCCGCTAAAATCTACACTCGATGGTTCTCTGACTTAGCTAAAGAGCGTGGACCTCGTGTTAACTATCAAGCTGTTGGTTCAGGTTCTGGCCGTAAAGCTTTCATTGATGAAACCGTTAATTTCGGTGCGTCTGATGATCCGATGAAAGCAACAGATATTGCAAAAGTTACGCGGGGATTAGTTCAAATCCCAATGGTTGGTGGCACTATTGCTTTTGGTTATAACTACGATTGCGATCTTAAACTTACTCAAGAGCAAGCTGTTCGTGTTGCTATGGGTAAAATTTCAAACTGGAAAGAGGTTGGTTGCCCTGAAGGAAAACTAACTTGGGCTCATCGTTCTGATGGTTCAGGCACTACGAAGGCTTTTACAAATTCCATGCAGGCTTTCTCTAAGACATGGACTCTAGGAACAGGTAAATCTGTCGCCTGGCCTGCTGGTGTTGGTGGTAAAGGTAATGCTGGTGTTGCTGGCGTTATTCGTAACACTCCTGGTGCAATTGGTTATGTAAACCAGTCATATATTAGAGGTGAAATCAAAGCAGCCGCTCTCCAAAATTTATCAGGAGAGTTTTTACAGCCAACTACTGAGGCTGGTGCTATTGCTCTTAATGGAATACAACTAGATAAAAATCTAGCCGGTAATAACCCTAACCCTAAGGCCAAGGGTGCATACCCAATCGCAACCCTTACATGGATTCTTGCTTACGAAACTGGTAATGGTAGAAACACTGATGCCATTAGAGATTCACTTAACTACCTACTTAGTGATAAAGCCCAGGCTAAGGCTCCTTCTCTTGGCTTTGTTCCTCTAAAAGGTGATATTCTTTCCAAGTCTCGCGCTGCTGTAAAGCGTATTGGTAAGTGA
- a CDS encoding TIGR02450 family Trp-rich protein translates to MRWPPNAAWTSAVKREGYRHFEVKSYGGKKDERWVELFPVNNNEILIRVPWSELKTYSKWTSGWLQLPKDDDCDGN, encoded by the coding sequence ATGAGATGGCCACCGAATGCAGCTTGGACCTCAGCCGTAAAAAGAGAAGGTTATCGACATTTTGAAGTTAAAAGCTATGGAGGCAAAAAAGATGAACGGTGGGTAGAACTATTTCCAGTTAACAACAACGAAATTCTTATAAGAGTTCCATGGTCGGAATTAAAAACATATTCAAAGTGGACGAGTGGATGGCTTCAGTTGCCAAAAGATGACGATTGCGATGGCAACTAA
- a CDS encoding DUF1330 domain-containing protein, whose translation MDKKGAKGYWISTAKIINQELFDEYVEKVGPWLKENGGEVFAKDTDPRGKEKTEDSNLAVICEFPSMRIAVDAYESSEYQELSKLRKAATVNATFTIMEGMDEATKLRRAMGM comes from the coding sequence ATGGATAAAAAAGGAGCCAAAGGGTACTGGATCTCAACGGCAAAAATTATTAATCAAGAATTATTTGATGAATATGTCGAAAAAGTTGGGCCATGGCTCAAAGAGAATGGTGGGGAGGTATTTGCGAAAGATACAGACCCAAGAGGAAAAGAAAAAACTGAAGATTCAAACCTTGCAGTCATTTGTGAATTTCCATCTATGCGAATAGCTGTAGATGCTTATGAGTCCAGTGAATATCAAGAACTTTCTAAGCTACGTAAAGCAGCCACCGTGAATGCAACGTTCACAATTATGGAAGGAATGGACGAGGCAACAAAACTTAGAAGAGCAATGGGAATGTAG
- a CDS encoding LOG family protein, with protein MSSQNRSDDQELVSKNLELIISSSNYQLAHEDRELLNSDEMRGVRMLLEINKPEKILDEQKILSTIIVFGGASLSDKSSIDHRIELAKNSLTKDPSSSNLERELTRLKNLQSISHYYDSAREFAKIVSRQNQKEHCNSHVIVTGGGPGIMEAANRGAFDADCKSIGLNISLPNEQHPNAYITPGLCFKFNYFALRKFHFVMRSVAAVFFPGGFGTFDELFELLTLRQTGMKTEIPIILFGRDYWSKVINFQFLSDHGLISDEHMKLFQYADSASEAWDIIKQ; from the coding sequence ATGAGTTCACAAAATAGAAGTGACGATCAAGAGCTGGTCAGCAAAAACCTTGAATTAATTATTAGTTCGAGTAACTACCAATTAGCCCATGAAGATAGAGAGTTGCTCAATAGTGATGAAATGAGAGGAGTGCGAATGCTACTAGAAATTAATAAACCAGAAAAAATCTTGGATGAGCAAAAGATCTTATCAACAATTATCGTCTTTGGAGGTGCAAGTTTATCTGATAAAAGCTCTATAGATCACAGAATTGAACTAGCAAAGAACTCTCTCACGAAAGATCCAAGCTCATCGAATTTAGAGAGAGAATTAACACGACTAAAGAATCTACAATCAATCTCTCATTACTACGACTCTGCTAGAGAATTCGCGAAGATTGTCTCCAGACAAAACCAAAAAGAGCATTGCAATTCACATGTAATTGTCACTGGTGGTGGTCCGGGGATTATGGAGGCTGCCAATCGAGGTGCTTTTGATGCGGACTGTAAATCAATAGGATTAAACATAAGTCTCCCAAACGAGCAACATCCCAATGCATATATCACCCCTGGGCTTTGCTTTAAATTTAATTATTTCGCCTTACGAAAATTTCATTTTGTGATGCGATCAGTTGCAGCTGTCTTTTTCCCTGGGGGATTTGGAACATTTGATGAACTCTTCGAATTACTCACTCTTCGTCAAACAGGAATGAAAACAGAAATTCCAATTATTCTTTTTGGTCGAGATTATTGGTCGAAAGTGATCAACTTTCAATTCCTTTCAGATCACGGACTTATCTCAGATGAACACATGAAACTCTTTCAATACGCCGATAGTGCTTCAGAAGCATGGGACATAATCAAACAATAG
- a CDS encoding MAPEG family protein yields METAFAWSLCLSAVVVLISIGPLTYGRVKAGYSAENMSAPRALFDELPDFGKRAVWCHQNCWESITLHAPACLLCLIAGVVSPVAVIAAWVHPIVRFIYIGAYVGDIPPARGLCWASGLLCSTLLYKEGLTALLSS; encoded by the coding sequence ATGGAAACAGCTTTTGCTTGGAGCCTATGCCTGTCTGCCGTTGTTGTCTTGATTTCAATTGGACCACTAACGTATGGCCGAGTCAAGGCTGGTTATTCAGCTGAGAATATGAGTGCGCCAAGAGCTTTGTTTGATGAACTTCCTGATTTTGGTAAAAGAGCTGTCTGGTGTCATCAAAATTGCTGGGAGAGTATCACTCTTCACGCTCCTGCATGTTTGCTATGTCTGATTGCCGGTGTTGTGTCTCCTGTGGCCGTAATAGCTGCGTGGGTTCACCCAATTGTGAGGTTTATCTATATAGGTGCATATGTTGGCGATATTCCTCCTGCTAGAGGACTTTGTTGGGCTTCGGGTCTTTTATGTTCAACTCTTTTGTATAAAGAGGGTTTAACTGCTTTGCTTTCTTCTTAA